The sequence GTAGATTATGCTGGAACATCAAAAGCACACTCACTGGCGATAAATGCCGTCTTTAATTACGTATATGCTTATACTGCCTATCCGATTAAATGCGTATTCAGTCCGGATGTTCCATCTAACGAGGGCTCATTTCGAGCCATCAGGGTTTCGGCCCCAAAAGGCTCCTTGTTAAACGCCCAGCGACCGGTTCCTTTGGGTGGACGTTATGTGACGGGTAATCTGCTTCATGCTCCCTTATTCGGTGCTCTGGCGCAGGCCGTACCCACCCAGGTACAGGCAGATTGTGGTTCTGCCTGCTGGAGCATTGTTTTAAACGGCCAGAAAGAAACACTCGTAAAGACAAAAAAGGGGATTGAAAACCGGAAGACAGAATTCGTTGAATACTGTTTCCTGAATGGGGGCTATGGGGCTCGCCCAAACATGGATGGTATTAACACATTGAGTTTTCCGACCAATGTAGCCAATGTGCCAATTGAAGTGCTGGAACGAAATGCACCAGTACTGGTTACCGAAAAATCGTTACGGGCAGGAACTGGCGGGAATGGTCGGTTTAGGGGAGGCTTGGGGCAAACATTCAGCTTTCGCATGGTAGGTAATGAACCAATCACGATATCGATACTGACCGAAAAACTAAAAACACAGCCACATGGACTTTTGGGTGGCGATGCGGGAAAGGGTGGTGCTCTATATAGCACACCAGAGCGATTTTTACCACCCAAAGGCCTGGCCAAATTACGTTTTGGCGAGGAAGTAATCCTACAATTGCCTGGGTCGGGAGGGTATGGCCCGGCCACTGAACGTGAAGTGTCCGCTATCAAGCGAGATCGGGATTTAGGGTATATTATTGATTAAATAGAAGGAAATTTGTAGTTATTCAATGAAATAAAATAGTCTAAAACCTTTCAGGTAGCTGGCAGTTATCAGTACAAAGCAAAACTGAATAAACGAATGAATAGAACCGACGAAAAGGCGCAAGCTATGAACCTGCCGCCGGTCTATAATCATGTTGAAAAACACGGTGCTTTCCCGGAAATTTCTCACGATGAAAACGCCCGTTTCAATTTTCTGACCAATCTCAATCGACATCTTGACTCTGTTGTAAAACCAGGCAACAAAGTGGCTTTCGACAAACGCATAAAACCTTGGTTTCAGGAACGAACCGGCCATGATTTTCATACATCGGCAGAGGTAAAAGAGGCTATGCGGCAAGATACATACTATCAGATGTCGAGCGCATTACGCCGTGCTATGCTGGAAATGACTCAGCAGGCAAGTCGATCTATGGTGCTACGCCAAATAGATAGCCTTGCCGATAAAGCCAGCTTTTATAATAACCAGCGCCCCGAAACACTAACCCTGGATCCGGATCTGGAAATACCTCACTACCTGAAGATAGTAGATTATCACTGTTTGCCTGGAAGTTACTATACCGAATATATTGCAGACGATGTAGCCAATGCAGCTGCTGACGATGCCCGTTTTTTTGTAACAACAGCTGGCAAATTTGGTGAACTTTCTGACGGTAGCAGTAAAGCCCTGGTGAACTTTCTGACACACAATTATCCAAAATTCAACCCCCGGCGTATTCTGGACATTGGGTGTGGTGCAGGTCATAATTTGCTGGCTTTAGCGATGGGATATCCTGATGCTGAGGTAATTGGTATTGATGTCAGTGCGCCAATGCTTCGGTATGGACATGCACGTGCGGTTTCGTTGGGAGTCGAAAACGTTCGGTTTATACAAGCGAATGCCGAAACGATTCCGTTTGACAATGACTCTTTTGATTGGGTTCAGTCGACCATGTTTCTTCACGAAACTTCGACCAGGGCTATAAACAATATTGTCCGGGAAGTTTATCGTGTATTAGTTTCCGGGGGATTAATGCTTCACGTTGAGCATGCACAAAATACACCCGATATGTCTTTATTTGAACAGTTTATGCGTGACTGGGATACATTTAATAACAACGAACCATTCTACCGTGTTATGCATCAAATGGATAAAACGGAATGGATGAAGTCGGCCGGTTTCCAGTCTGATAACTTATTGCAATTTGGAATTCATATTGTCAATAATAATAACCACCGATTAACAGGAGATGGCTTTCAGACCCGGCAAAATGTATTTGGTGCCTGGAAAGAATAAATCCCATGAGTTGGTTTCGGTTTTTATTTTGAATGCATTTTTTAAAACAGAAATCATAAACTGTCATTATGATTAATGATATTCTTCTTTCGAATAATAAAGCGAAAGGCCATAGACCTTATTTTTTTAGTGATGAAACAATCGAACGAGTGCTAAATATTACGATGGCAGTAGCGGGAGAATTAGCCGTTACGCGCGAACGTTTAGATACCTTGGAACGATTGTTGCAACTGAAACAGGTAGTAACCGATGACGAAATAGAATGCTTTATTCCAAACCCCGAACAGGCACAAAAACGGCAGCGCTGGCATGCCGATTACATTGCCCGCATCCTTCGTATCGTACAACAAGAACTCGAAGCCATCCAACAACCGGATGAAAACAACCGAAATATGGAAGAAATCCTAGAAGAATTGGGAAGAAGCTAGGAAAATGAAAGTTATATGAAACCTTTTGTTGGGGATTTAGCAGTTAATACCTATAATTGACCGGTCAAACAATATCCGCTGTTATAAAAAAGAACAGCTATATTT comes from Spirosoma aureum and encodes:
- a CDS encoding hydantoinase B/oxoprolinase family protein → MRPTDTVKTYDSVTLSILWARLLAVVDEAGITLQRTAFSTGTRESNDFAIVLMDTDGNSVAQSATSVPAFMGVLPMLTRAMLSDYFPADTWQAGDVVITNDPWLCAGAKADVGLVTPIFRSQSDFGAMKLIGFIGCIAHSPDMGGILWGAGARDLYEEGLLIPPTKLYEAGKPNQLLFSLIEANVRAAQQTIGDIRAQVAAIEQGIRSLMRMMDEHQMDDLEALGNQVIRASEQAMREAIRKAPDGTYHYFYPADGDGLDEPAYINCTVTIQNDEICVDYAGTSKAHSLAINAVFNYVYAYTAYPIKCVFSPDVPSNEGSFRAIRVSAPKGSLLNAQRPVPLGGRYVTGNLLHAPLFGALAQAVPTQVQADCGSACWSIVLNGQKETLVKTKKGIENRKTEFVEYCFLNGGYGARPNMDGINTLSFPTNVANVPIEVLERNAPVLVTEKSLRAGTGGNGRFRGGLGQTFSFRMVGNEPITISILTEKLKTQPHGLLGGDAGKGGALYSTPERFLPPKGLAKLRFGEEVILQLPGSGGYGPATEREVSAIKRDRDLGYIID
- a CDS encoding class I SAM-dependent methyltransferase; this translates as MNRTDEKAQAMNLPPVYNHVEKHGAFPEISHDENARFNFLTNLNRHLDSVVKPGNKVAFDKRIKPWFQERTGHDFHTSAEVKEAMRQDTYYQMSSALRRAMLEMTQQASRSMVLRQIDSLADKASFYNNQRPETLTLDPDLEIPHYLKIVDYHCLPGSYYTEYIADDVANAAADDARFFVTTAGKFGELSDGSSKALVNFLTHNYPKFNPRRILDIGCGAGHNLLALAMGYPDAEVIGIDVSAPMLRYGHARAVSLGVENVRFIQANAETIPFDNDSFDWVQSTMFLHETSTRAINNIVREVYRVLVSGGLMLHVEHAQNTPDMSLFEQFMRDWDTFNNNEPFYRVMHQMDKTEWMKSAGFQSDNLLQFGIHIVNNNNHRLTGDGFQTRQNVFGAWKE